One genomic segment of Gottschalkia acidurici 9a includes these proteins:
- a CDS encoding chemotaxis protein CheA: protein MSDNIERDPMLDIYITEMHQLLEQIENHIISSEKEGEFEKSVDEIFRAMHTIKGNSSMMLFNNISTIAHAVEDLFDYIRKQKPKDIDINLLTDKLLEVIDFIKNEVEKIESGEEADGDPKSFIQAIREYLEDIKTGKGQKSNKLLIDTSKKESNVYKVRIHFEEGCGMENIRAYTIIHKMKDFSDIEEFIPGDIVENEDSAKEIIKKGFEITFNTSEDKTFIKEFLNNSAFLKEYHLEEIVVKETPPTKKELKLNKTQGIKAQKSISVQVEKLDLLMDLIGELVIAEAMVTRNPELEGLVLDDFYKATSQLTRITNNLQDVVMSVRMVPLSLTFQKMNRIVRDMSRKVNKEVELEIIGEETEVDKNIIEHISDPIMHIIRNSLDHGIETGEERLSKGKGKKGKITLEAQNSGGDVYIIVKDDGKGLDKDKILKKAIQNGLVDKETSKLTDKEIYSLILMPGFSTKESVTELSGRGVGMDVVVKNIEKVKGTISIDSQSNVGTTITIKIPLTLAIIDGMIIGVGDSKFTIPTISIKESFRPKEDEIIIDPDGNEMIMVRNKNYPILRLHELLNIPVNQESTKEGILITIESGSETVCIFANELIGEQQVVIKPLPKYMEQVKTLAGCTLLGDGSISLIIDIKGLISKYAGEEVG, encoded by the coding sequence TTGAGTGACAATATAGAGCGAGATCCAATGCTAGATATATATATAACTGAAATGCATCAGTTATTGGAACAAATAGAGAATCATATTATAAGTAGTGAAAAAGAAGGAGAATTTGAAAAGTCCGTTGATGAGATATTTAGAGCTATGCATACGATAAAAGGAAACTCTTCAATGATGCTTTTTAATAATATATCTACTATTGCACATGCTGTTGAAGATTTATTTGATTATATAAGAAAACAAAAACCTAAAGATATAGATATAAATTTATTAACAGACAAATTATTAGAAGTTATAGACTTTATAAAAAATGAAGTAGAAAAAATAGAAAGTGGAGAAGAAGCCGATGGAGATCCTAAAAGCTTTATTCAAGCTATAAGAGAATATCTTGAAGATATAAAAACAGGGAAAGGTCAAAAGTCTAATAAACTTTTAATAGACACATCTAAAAAGGAAAGTAATGTGTACAAGGTAAGGATACACTTTGAAGAAGGATGTGGAATGGAAAATATAAGGGCATATACTATTATACACAAAATGAAAGACTTCTCAGATATAGAGGAATTCATACCAGGAGATATAGTTGAGAATGAAGATAGTGCAAAGGAAATTATAAAAAAGGGATTTGAAATAACTTTTAATACTAGTGAGGACAAAACTTTTATTAAAGAATTTCTAAATAATAGTGCATTTTTAAAAGAATATCATCTAGAAGAAATAGTTGTAAAAGAGACACCACCAACAAAGAAAGAATTAAAGTTAAATAAGACTCAGGGTATTAAAGCTCAGAAAAGTATAAGTGTACAAGTAGAAAAACTAGATTTGCTTATGGACTTAATAGGAGAGTTAGTAATAGCTGAAGCTATGGTTACTAGAAATCCTGAGTTAGAAGGACTTGTATTAGATGATTTTTATAAGGCAACAAGTCAGCTGACAAGAATAACAAATAATCTTCAAGATGTTGTAATGTCAGTTAGAATGGTTCCACTTTCTTTAACTTTTCAAAAAATGAATAGAATAGTTAGAGATATGTCAAGAAAAGTAAATAAAGAAGTAGAATTAGAAATTATAGGTGAAGAAACAGAAGTAGATAAAAATATAATAGAACATATATCTGACCCAATAATGCATATAATCAGAAACTCATTAGATCATGGAATAGAGACTGGAGAAGAAAGATTGTCTAAGGGGAAAGGAAAAAAGGGAAAGATAACACTAGAAGCTCAAAACTCTGGAGGAGACGTCTATATAATCGTAAAAGATGATGGTAAGGGACTAGATAAAGATAAGATATTAAAAAAAGCAATTCAAAATGGATTAGTGGACAAGGAAACATCAAAACTTACTGATAAAGAGATATATTCACTTATACTGATGCCGGGGTTTTCTACGAAAGAAAGTGTAACCGAGCTATCGGGTAGGGGTGTGGGAATGGATGTAGTAGTTAAAAACATAGAAAAGGTAAAAGGAACTATATCTATAGATAGTCAAAGTAACGTAGGGACAACTATAACTATAAAGATTCCTCTTACTCTAGCAATAATAGATGGAATGATTATAGGTGTAGGAGATTCTAAATTTACGATACCAACTATATCTATAAAAGAATCCTTTAGACCAAAAGAAGATGAAATAATAATAGATCCAGATGGAAATGAAATGATTATGGTAAGAAATAAAAATTATCCTATATTAAGACTTCATGAGCTATTAAATATACCTGTAAATCAAGAAAGTACAAAGGAAGGAATATTAATAACTATAGAATCAGGATCTGAAACGGTATGTATCTTTGCGAACGAATTAATAGGAGAGCAACAAGTAGTCATAAAACCTCTACCAAAGTATATGGAACAAGTTAAAACTTTAGCAGGATGTACGCTACTAGGCGACGGAAGTATAAGCCTGATAATAGATATAAAAGGTTTAATAAGTAAATATGCAGGTGAGGAGGTAGGTTAA
- a CDS encoding chemotaxis protein CheW, giving the protein MIKEDTQKDRYLIFSLGKEDYGIEIKYVIEIVGIHPITVIPDTPDYIKGVINLRGKIIPVIDVRNRFLKEAIDYHDRTCIIVVNMEDVSVGLIVDKVVEVLNIPEYNISEPPKVSKQSYQRYIKGIGKVGDKIRLILDLENLLNNDNFISTK; this is encoded by the coding sequence TTGATTAAAGAGGATACTCAGAAAGATAGATATCTTATATTCTCATTAGGCAAAGAAGACTATGGTATAGAAATAAAATATGTAATAGAAATAGTAGGAATACATCCTATAACAGTAATACCAGATACACCTGACTATATAAAAGGTGTAATAAATTTAAGAGGAAAGATAATACCTGTTATAGATGTAAGAAATAGATTTCTAAAAGAAGCTATAGACTATCATGATAGGACTTGCATAATAGTAGTAAATATGGAAGATGTGTCTGTAGGTCTTATAGTGGACAAAGTAGTGGAAGTATTAAACATACCTGAATATAATATATCAGAGCCACCAAAAGTATCAAAGCAATCATACCAAAGATATATAAAAGGAATTGGGAAAGTAGGAGACAAAATAAGGTTAATTTTAGATTTAGAAAACCTACTAAATAATGATAATTTTATATCGACTAAATAG
- a CDS encoding methyl-accepting chemotaxis protein: MRWFYNLKIRKKLLIAFIVMMTTSSITGYIGIKSLLDVKKSTKEYRYRIVDSKDSLADIGVEFQKISVSITSQIISNDMSNIKTEIENIERIQKNIDDNLDKIKERLKDESDKKEYEKILDNINQVKSIVNQFEALILSEQRDEAIALVSDAEVSRLLRETEQYIDQFYSKKREQVIEEEAKNTQEIDLATKLMLNTIILGTIISTLIYLVTYRSISKPIAKLSKEIDSFSRGNLDVKLNIDTKDEIGDLSRAFNDMARNMNDIMWRISSAADQVSAGSVQVSHTSQTLAQGTSEQASSVEEITASITEISEQIKQNALNANKANEITDMTKAEGEEANNQMKEMLKAMKEINEYSSNISKIIKVIDEIAFQTNILALNAAVEAARAGQHGKGFAVVAEEVRNLAARSAKAARETTEIIEGSVIIAENGTKIANKTAKELETIVQGAYNISDLVEEISTASNEQAIAMSQISQAIDQVSMVTQANTATSQESASASQELSSQAEMLKKMLEGFKLKDMKRNTNNMNRNEIILKPKNKMKKENKDKIEIKLDDTEFDKYS, encoded by the coding sequence ATGAGATGGTTCTATAACTTGAAAATAAGGAAAAAACTTCTTATAGCATTTATAGTTATGATGACGACATCTTCTATAACGGGATATATAGGCATAAAAAGTCTTTTAGATGTAAAAAAATCTACTAAAGAATATAGATATCGAATAGTAGATTCGAAAGATAGCTTAGCAGATATAGGTGTTGAATTTCAAAAAATTAGTGTAAGTATTACTAGTCAAATAATTTCAAATGACATGAGTAATATAAAAACAGAAATAGAAAATATAGAAAGAATTCAAAAAAATATAGATGATAATTTAGATAAAATTAAAGAAAGATTAAAGGATGAAAGTGATAAAAAAGAATATGAAAAGATATTAGATAATATAAATCAAGTAAAGTCTATAGTAAATCAGTTTGAAGCATTAATTTTATCGGAACAAAGGGATGAAGCAATAGCTTTAGTAAGTGATGCTGAAGTTAGTAGGCTGTTAAGAGAAACGGAACAATATATAGATCAGTTCTATAGTAAAAAAAGGGAACAAGTTATTGAAGAAGAAGCAAAAAACACCCAAGAAATTGATCTTGCAACAAAACTGATGCTAAATACTATAATACTTGGAACTATAATTTCAACTCTAATATATTTAGTAACTTATAGATCAATAAGCAAACCTATTGCTAAGTTATCAAAAGAAATAGATAGTTTCTCACGAGGTAATTTGGATGTGAAGCTAAATATAGATACAAAAGATGAAATAGGAGATTTATCTAGAGCTTTTAATGATATGGCACGAAATATGAATGATATTATGTGGAGAATAAGCTCTGCAGCAGATCAAGTATCAGCAGGTTCAGTACAAGTCTCTCATACAAGTCAGACATTGGCTCAGGGAACATCTGAACAAGCAAGTTCAGTTGAAGAAATAACGGCTTCTATAACAGAGATATCTGAGCAAATTAAACAAAATGCATTAAATGCAAACAAAGCAAATGAGATAACGGATATGACTAAGGCTGAGGGTGAAGAGGCCAATAACCAGATGAAAGAGATGCTAAAGGCTATGAAAGAAATAAACGAATACTCTTCTAATATTTCTAAAATAATAAAGGTAATAGATGAGATCGCGTTTCAGACTAATATATTAGCATTAAATGCAGCAGTAGAGGCAGCAAGGGCAGGTCAACATGGAAAAGGATTTGCAGTAGTAGCAGAAGAGGTAAGAAACTTAGCTGCGAGAAGTGCAAAAGCAGCGAGAGAAACTACTGAGATTATAGAAGGTTCAGTTATAATAGCTGAAAACGGAACAAAAATAGCTAATAAAACAGCTAAAGAGCTTGAGACTATAGTACAGGGAGCATATAACATATCAGACTTAGTGGAGGAAATATCAACTGCTTCTAATGAACAAGCTATCGCTATGAGCCAGATAAGTCAAGCTATAGATCAAGTATCGATGGTAACGCAAGCTAATACAGCAACATCACAAGAAAGTGCATCTGCAAGTCAAGAATTATCTAGCCAAGCAGAAATGCTTAAAAAGATGCTAGAGGGTTTTAAATTAAAAGACATGAAAAGAAATACAAATAATATGAATAGAAATGAAATAATTCTAAAGCCGAAGAATAAAATGAAAAAAGAAAACAAAGATAAAATAGAAATAAAATTAGATGATACAGAATTCGATAAATATTCTTAA
- a CDS encoding CheR family methyltransferase, translating into MIKMTDIEFQRIIEYVHLNFGIDLAQKRSLIHNRMQNYLVQNDFESFTEFYNYMISDKTGIAVSLLIDKLTTNHTFFFRESEHFEFLKNTVLPYIKEYEKTSKDLRIWSAGCSSGEEPYTIAMFIDEYFDKEGFLWNTKILATDICEKTLNKGKVGIYDSQSLFNVSPYWTNKYFTKIDSDRYMINNNIKDEVIFRRFNLMNNIFPFKKKFHAIFCRNVMIYFDEKTKKELIDKFYEMTEEGGYLFIGHSETINKNDTKYKYVLPSVYRKE; encoded by the coding sequence ATGATAAAGATGACTGATATAGAATTTCAAAGAATAATAGAATATGTTCATCTGAATTTTGGGATAGACTTAGCGCAAAAGAGAAGTCTAATACACAACAGAATGCAAAACTATTTAGTTCAAAATGACTTTGAAAGCTTTACTGAGTTTTATAACTATATGATATCTGACAAAACAGGTATAGCAGTTTCATTGCTCATAGACAAGCTTACAACAAATCATACGTTTTTTTTTAGAGAGTCTGAACACTTTGAATTTTTAAAAAATACTGTACTACCCTATATAAAGGAATATGAAAAGACTTCTAAAGATTTGAGAATATGGAGTGCAGGATGTTCAAGTGGAGAAGAACCATATACAATAGCAATGTTTATAGACGAATACTTCGATAAAGAAGGTTTTCTATGGAATACAAAAATATTGGCTACTGATATATGCGAAAAAACATTAAATAAAGGCAAAGTTGGAATATACGATTCACAAAGTTTATTTAATGTTTCGCCATATTGGACAAACAAGTACTTTACAAAGATAGATAGTGATCGATATATGATAAATAATAATATAAAGGATGAAGTGATTTTTAGAAGATTTAATCTTATGAATAATATATTTCCTTTTAAAAAGAAGTTCCATGCTATATTCTGTAGGAACGTTATGATTTACTTTGATGAAAAAACGAAAAAAGAGCTAATAGACAAATTCTATGAAATGACAGAAGAAGGTGGATATTTGTTTATTGGACATTCAGAAACTATCAATAAAAATGATACAAAATATAAGTATGTACTTCCATCAGTATATAGAAAGGAATAG
- a CDS encoding protein-glutamate methylesterase/protein-glutamine glutaminase has product MARKIKVLVVDDSFMFREVVSMGISQDPLIDVVATATDPYIARDKIIEFEPDVITLDIDMPRMNGIEFLKKLMPQYPIPVIVVSAIDSGVLDALRYGAIDFVTKSDINNRDYFISELIRKIKIASISKVGYPQEGYVNIESIYDTSNINKNMIIAIGASTGGTEAILKILKDFHKDIPGIVIVQHMPAKFTKMYADRINNICEIDIKEAEKGDIVTPGKALIAPGGYHMEVKKRGDKYIVDCFRDEKVNGHRPSVDVLFNSVADCFGKKAVGVILTGMGCDGSKGLLKMKESGAITIAQDEKTSVVYGMPRVAYQIGATTKVLPIHKISREVYKSVSK; this is encoded by the coding sequence ATGGCAAGGAAAATAAAAGTACTTGTAGTAGATGATTCTTTTATGTTTAGGGAAGTTGTATCAATGGGAATATCACAAGATCCCTTAATAGATGTAGTAGCAACAGCTACTGATCCTTATATAGCAAGAGATAAAATAATAGAATTTGAACCAGATGTTATAACATTAGATATAGATATGCCTAGAATGAATGGAATAGAATTCTTGAAAAAACTTATGCCGCAGTATCCAATACCAGTAATAGTAGTTAGTGCTATAGATAGTGGGGTACTCGATGCACTTAGATATGGGGCTATAGATTTTGTAACCAAATCTGATATTAATAATAGAGATTATTTTATAAGTGAACTCATAAGAAAGATAAAAATAGCATCGATATCTAAAGTAGGATATCCTCAAGAAGGGTATGTAAATATAGAAAGTATTTATGATACGAGTAATATAAATAAAAATATGATTATAGCAATCGGGGCATCTACAGGAGGAACAGAAGCTATTCTTAAAATATTAAAAGACTTCCATAAGGATATTCCAGGCATAGTAATAGTTCAGCATATGCCAGCTAAATTTACAAAAATGTATGCGGACAGAATAAATAACATATGTGAAATAGACATAAAAGAAGCTGAAAAAGGAGATATTGTAACCCCTGGGAAAGCATTAATTGCTCCAGGAGGATATCATATGGAAGTTAAGAAAAGAGGAGATAAATATATAGTAGACTGCTTTAGAGATGAAAAAGTAAATGGACACAGACCTTCTGTAGATGTACTATTCAATTCTGTAGCAGACTGTTTTGGGAAGAAAGCTGTAGGCGTTATACTCACAGGAATGGGGTGTGATGGATCAAAGGGATTACTTAAGATGAAGGAGTCAGGAGCAATAACTATAGCCCAAGATGAGAAGACATCTGTAGTATACGGTATGCCTAGAGTAGCTTATCAAATAGGTGCAACTACTAAAGTGTTACCTATTCATAAAATATCAAGAGAAGTTTATAAATCAGTAAGCAAGTAA
- a CDS encoding small, acid-soluble spore protein, alpha/beta type, producing the protein MEDKLKYEIAGELGLLDKIKAEGWGGLTAKETGRIGGLITVRKKEMKDKESSKKETE; encoded by the coding sequence ATTGAAGATAAGTTAAAGTATGAAATAGCAGGAGAACTAGGATTGCTAGATAAAATAAAAGCAGAAGGTTGGGGTGGATTGACTGCCAAGGAAACGGGAAGAATCGGTGGTTTAATTACTGTTAGGAAGAAAGAAATGAAAGACAAGGAAAGTAGTAAAAAAGAAACAGAATAA
- a CDS encoding class I SAM-dependent DNA methyltransferase, which yields MTAYQDFALLYDELMDDIDYYKWFNYIKDIFKKCDKSPKSILEMACGTGNLTKYFCEERYDVTCFDLSDDMLSIAYDKLGSFKNVNIIKQDMVTLNLSNKKFDSIICACDSINYVTDKNDLLKVFENAYNHLSDDGLFIFDINSYYKLKNIIGENTFVQDREDIFYVWENEFIEEDEVCNFYLTFFVKEDEMYERFDEVHIEKAYKNEDILNYLKRVKFKEVFMYDNFTFDDPQYESERIFFVARK from the coding sequence ATGACAGCTTATCAAGACTTTGCATTGCTATATGATGAACTTATGGATGATATAGATTACTATAAGTGGTTTAATTATATAAAAGATATATTTAAAAAATGTGATAAGAGTCCTAAAAGTATATTAGAGATGGCTTGTGGTACTGGAAATCTGACTAAATATTTTTGTGAAGAAAGATATGATGTAACTTGTTTTGACTTGTCAGATGATATGCTATCTATAGCATATGATAAATTAGGAAGCTTTAAAAATGTAAATATTATAAAACAAGATATGGTAACTTTAAATCTGAGTAATAAAAAATTTGATTCTATAATATGTGCATGTGATAGCATAAATTATGTTACAGATAAGAATGATCTATTAAAGGTATTTGAGAATGCATACAATCATTTATCTGATGATGGATTATTTATTTTTGACATAAACTCTTACTATAAACTAAAAAACATAATTGGAGAAAATACGTTTGTACAGGATAGAGAAGATATATTTTATGTGTGGGAAAATGAGTTTATAGAAGAAGATGAAGTTTGCAACTTCTATTTAACTTTTTTTGTTAAAGAAGATGAGATGTATGAAAGATTTGATGAAGTTCATATAGAGAAGGCTTATAAAAATGAAGATATATTAAATTACTTAAAACGAGTTAAATTTAAAGAAGTTTTCATGTACGATAACTTTACTTTTGACGATCCGCAATATGAAAGTGAAAGAATATTTTTTGTGGCTAGAAAGTGA
- a CDS encoding cold-shock protein: MIKGTVKWFNATKGYGFISSENGEDVFVHYSAISGDGFKTLEEGQNVEFEIVEGEKGPQATNVSKL, translated from the coding sequence ATGATTAAAGGAACAGTTAAATGGTTTAACGCAACAAAAGGATATGGATTTATTTCATCTGAAAACGGAGAAGATGTATTCGTACACTACTCAGCTATATCAGGAGATGGATTCAAAACTTTAGAAGAAGGACAAAACGTTGAGTTTGAAATAGTTGAAGGCGAAAAAGGTCCTCAAGCTACAAACGTTTCAAAACTATAA